From a single Leptospira levettii genomic region:
- the creD gene encoding cell envelope integrity protein CreD, with protein MSKLISSINLRLMILGVMIILFIIPLSMVGSLIEERNQSRLDAVSEVGEKWSQNQTFLGPILVIPYNIRIPKSGNAQSKEKWDYITEYAYFLPEDLSYQVGMVTEERKRGIYHIPLYTSKINAKGKFAPVKITDFPLDTTYIYWDDIRVIVSVTDLKGLGGDLKLTWNGKEKTFTPGTKSNFFPSGMSLPIQLEENEGNSVFTMDVSLKGSDTFSIIPIGKKTKMMMESNWRDPSFNGNILPVDREIFDGGFRSLWETSYFSRSFPQVIHSLDDSILNSIHNSAFGVSLLIPVDHYLKLERSVKYGLLFIVTSFTLFFLMEVFGGILLHPIQYVLIGCAMVIFYVLNLSLSEHIGYLVSYMISSLSVTFLISYYAIHALKNKKKGIMTGIYYLFLYSFLYIILASEDQALLLGSITLFMILALVMHFTRKVNWYEFGMNIENK; from the coding sequence ATGAGCAAACTAATTTCGTCTATCAATTTACGTCTTATGATCCTCGGTGTGATGATCATATTATTTATCATTCCCCTTTCTATGGTTGGTTCCTTAATTGAAGAGAGAAATCAATCTAGACTAGATGCAGTTTCTGAAGTAGGAGAAAAGTGGAGTCAAAACCAAACATTCCTTGGACCAATTTTAGTTATTCCGTATAACATAAGAATTCCAAAGTCAGGGAATGCACAATCCAAAGAAAAATGGGATTATATCACAGAGTATGCATATTTTCTTCCAGAAGATCTTTCATACCAAGTAGGGATGGTAACAGAAGAAAGAAAAAGAGGAATTTATCATATTCCACTCTACACAAGTAAAATTAATGCAAAGGGAAAGTTTGCACCCGTAAAAATAACAGATTTTCCATTAGATACAACATACATTTATTGGGATGATATCAGAGTTATTGTTTCAGTAACCGACTTAAAAGGTTTAGGTGGTGATCTAAAATTAACTTGGAATGGCAAAGAAAAAACATTTACACCAGGTACAAAATCAAATTTTTTTCCTTCGGGAATGAGCCTTCCCATTCAATTAGAGGAGAATGAAGGAAATTCTGTTTTTACTATGGATGTTTCCTTAAAAGGATCAGATACTTTTTCAATCATTCCGATTGGAAAAAAAACAAAAATGATGATGGAATCTAATTGGAGAGATCCTTCTTTCAATGGAAATATTTTACCAGTTGATAGAGAGATTTTTGATGGTGGTTTTCGTTCTCTTTGGGAAACATCTTATTTTTCACGTTCATTTCCACAAGTGATTCATTCATTGGACGATTCGATTCTTAACTCAATTCATAATTCTGCATTTGGAGTGAGTTTATTGATTCCGGTTGATCACTATCTAAAATTAGAACGTTCAGTAAAGTATGGATTACTTTTTATAGTTACGAGTTTTACACTATTTTTTCTCATGGAAGTGTTTGGTGGAATTTTATTACATCCAATTCAATATGTGTTAATTGGATGTGCTATGGTTATCTTTTATGTTCTCAACTTATCCTTATCTGAACATATTGGATATTTAGTTTCCTACATGATTTCGTCTCTCTCAGTGACTTTTTTAATTAGTTATTATGCAATCCATGCGTTAAAGAATAAGAAAAAAGGGATTATGACAGGAATTTATTATCTCTTTTTATATTCATTTTTGTATATCATATTAGCATCAGAAGACCAAGCGTTGTTACTCGGATCAATCACACTCTTTATGATATTGGCACTTGTAATGCATTTTACCAGAAAGGTAAATTGGTATGAATTCGGAATGAATATAGAAAACAAATAG
- a CDS encoding DUF3995 domain-containing protein, which produces MNLNLMIVISTSLLLILLASIHIYWAFGGLWPGKNKQDLNNKVFGRGNYFPSPFSCFVVAIGLFLFSCLPILWLVRSNFGLNPQSINMIRYGKIFVAIVFLLRGLLGYLPWVTKYWVPIFVFYTKRIYNPISLLIGISFLIMSV; this is translated from the coding sequence ATGAATCTCAATTTAATGATTGTTATCTCTACTTCTTTACTCCTCATCCTGCTTGCTTCTATCCATATATACTGGGCATTTGGTGGATTATGGCCAGGAAAAAACAAACAAGATTTAAATAACAAAGTATTTGGAAGAGGAAACTATTTTCCATCACCATTCAGCTGTTTTGTGGTAGCAATTGGATTGTTTTTGTTTTCATGTTTACCAATTTTATGGTTGGTTCGAAGCAATTTTGGTTTAAATCCGCAAAGTATCAATATGATTCGGTATGGTAAAATTTTTGTAGCAATCGTCTTTCTTTTAAGAGGATTATTGGGATATCTCCCTTGGGTCACAAAATATTGGGTACCAATATTTGTATTCTATACAAAACGAATTTACAACCCAATCTCTCTTTTGATTGGCATTTCATTTTTAATAATGAGTGTGTGA
- a CDS encoding DUF2200 domain-containing protein: protein MEPTPEHHQKIAKMSFASVYPMYVAKVEKKGRTVKELNQVIEWLTSFDEKKIKELIKENVTFDTFFSRASLNENVSLIKGMICGYRVEEIQNPLTKNVRYLDKLVDELAKGKSIDKILRK, encoded by the coding sequence ATGGAACCTACGCCAGAACACCATCAAAAAATTGCAAAAATGTCCTTTGCCTCCGTATATCCTATGTATGTCGCAAAAGTTGAAAAAAAAGGAAGAACTGTAAAAGAATTAAACCAAGTGATTGAATGGCTCACTTCTTTTGATGAAAAAAAAATTAAAGAACTGATCAAAGAAAATGTAACCTTTGATACATTTTTTTCAAGAGCATCATTGAATGAGAATGTATCTTTAATCAAAGGAATGATTTGTGGATATCGAGTCGAAGAAATCCAAAACCCGTTGACCAAAAATGTGAGGTACTTAGATAAACTTGTTGATGAGTTGGCCAAAGGGAAATCAATCGATAAAATCCTAAGAAAATAG
- a CDS encoding DUF4256 domain-containing protein encodes MNQDELLHILKERFESFPNRHKGIQWNWIEEKLKNHPDKVTVLKRMEESGGEPDIVFYDKKNKLITFFDCSQESPEGRRSCCYDNDALQSRKMNKPKNNAIDFANKIGAKLLNEEQYRYLQSLGEFDKKTSSWIETPNQIRKLGGALFCDYRYGTVFVYHNGADSYYAVRGFRCSITF; translated from the coding sequence ATGAACCAAGATGAACTCCTCCACATTTTAAAAGAAAGATTTGAAAGTTTCCCAAACCGTCACAAGGGAATTCAATGGAATTGGATTGAAGAAAAATTAAAAAATCATCCAGACAAAGTAACTGTGCTTAAGCGAATGGAAGAATCTGGTGGCGAACCAGACATTGTCTTTTACGATAAAAAAAATAAACTCATTACCTTCTTTGATTGTTCACAAGAATCACCAGAAGGCAGAAGGAGTTGTTGTTATGACAACGATGCTCTCCAATCTAGAAAAATGAACAAACCTAAAAACAATGCCATTGATTTTGCAAACAAAATTGGTGCAAAATTGTTAAATGAAGAACAATATCGATACTTACAATCTCTTGGAGAATTTGACAAAAAAACATCCAGTTGGATCGAAACTCCGAACCAGATCAGAAAGTTAGGTGGTGCACTCTTTTGTGATTATCGATATGGAACAGTTTTTGTTTATCATAATGGAGCAGATTCCTATTATGCTGTCAGAGGTTTTAGATGTTCAATTACATTTTAG
- a CDS encoding CHASE domain-containing protein, whose product MSYFFRKIGAFLFVFVVYFASGKLSLYLSSIDGYSTPVWPPAGFALGFILIFGNRIWFALFLAAYFTNTHFFDPDFNWFKTITNNPQNIFISIGNSISALFGGYLLKKYSDSKLNIFSVRDLLSFFVLAGPSAAIVSSLIGSISLLSFGIIYKDFLFQTWFTWWLGDSIGIIIFTPILILTYKWLLKEETGMRLVLFTSATMGTFLLTLTIFFVTRDWEKEFIQYRIKSDGQIISSEIENRILENLRVVKSLGSFISLQKNMTKKDFDTYAKSILDETESVSALSWNVLIPNAKRIEYESRLKIDYPSSIGINYKEGNESKISQTKEKYIFIRYIYPILGNESAVGYDVFSNPIRKKALLNAMETNRLEMTGKVNLIQKGSDNTGLLVFYPLNRNDGEYGFATAVIKIITIIKKSLIGSDQNNLCVQILESDDENTNEVYNRNCIASQEKIFSDFSHSHRMKIGSHLLTFRIVATKEYFEKNLTNASRFILIISSLLTGLLGILMLIILGKEKSIQEIVEKRTFELQKANRVKSEFLANMSHEIRTPMNGVLGMLTLLEETNVDLEQKDYLDNAKKSVLSLLTIINDILDVSKLENHKLEIIPTETNVYKLCRDIQLLFQSDVIEKNLKFNLDFTIEDTNLHILVDENRLRQVLNNLISNSLKFTPSGIITLAVKLDPSRKFIEFCVHDTGIGISDENIKRLFDRFVQLEDARTKRFEGAGLGLYISKQLVNLMGGEIKVDSILNIGSTFKFTIPFHQVSVPKQFIPRIESPETFNLKNINVLVAEDNLLNQKFVRKVLEKEKVHVTIASNGIETIQLLDASLVDESKKYDLILMDVQMPELDGLETTKRIRNRKDEYQRIPIIALTANNMDSQIQEYLENGMDDCVKKPIILSELLNSIYKIFSKSIDSKM is encoded by the coding sequence ATGAGTTATTTTTTTCGGAAAATAGGTGCATTTTTATTTGTTTTTGTAGTTTATTTCGCTTCTGGAAAACTAAGTTTATACCTATCTTCGATTGATGGTTACAGCACTCCCGTTTGGCCACCTGCAGGATTTGCTCTTGGTTTTATATTAATCTTTGGTAATCGAATTTGGTTTGCGCTTTTTTTAGCAGCTTATTTTACTAACACACATTTTTTTGATCCAGATTTCAACTGGTTCAAAACGATCACAAACAATCCTCAAAATATTTTTATCTCGATTGGTAATTCCATCTCAGCATTGTTTGGTGGATATTTACTTAAGAAATATTCAGATTCAAAATTGAATATTTTTTCGGTAAGGGATCTATTATCTTTTTTTGTTTTAGCTGGTCCATCCGCAGCGATTGTGTCTTCCCTGATTGGTAGCATTTCATTATTGTCTTTCGGTATCATTTACAAAGATTTTTTATTTCAAACATGGTTTACGTGGTGGTTAGGTGATTCAATTGGAATCATCATATTTACTCCCATTCTCATTTTGACATACAAATGGTTATTAAAAGAAGAAACCGGAATGCGTTTAGTTCTTTTTACTTCCGCAACGATGGGAACATTTCTTCTTACACTTACAATTTTTTTTGTAACAAGAGATTGGGAAAAAGAATTTATCCAGTACAGAATTAAGTCTGATGGACAAATCATATCTTCAGAAATCGAAAACCGTATTTTGGAAAATTTACGTGTTGTAAAGTCATTAGGTTCTTTTATTAGCCTACAAAAAAACATGACTAAAAAAGATTTTGATACTTATGCAAAATCTATATTGGATGAAACAGAAAGTGTTTCTGCTTTATCTTGGAATGTTTTAATACCGAATGCAAAACGTATTGAATACGAATCGAGGTTAAAGATCGATTATCCTAGTTCAATAGGAATTAATTATAAGGAAGGAAATGAATCCAAAATTTCACAAACCAAAGAGAAATATATTTTTATACGATATATTTATCCTATTCTTGGCAACGAATCTGCAGTAGGGTATGATGTTTTCTCAAATCCAATTCGAAAAAAAGCCTTACTAAACGCAATGGAAACAAATCGATTGGAAATGACTGGAAAAGTAAATTTAATCCAAAAGGGATCAGATAATACTGGTTTGTTAGTATTTTATCCTTTGAATAGAAATGATGGTGAATATGGATTTGCAACTGCCGTTATTAAAATCATTACAATTATTAAAAAATCATTAATTGGAAGTGATCAAAATAATCTTTGTGTGCAAATATTGGAAAGTGATGATGAAAATACTAATGAAGTATATAATCGTAATTGTATTGCTTCACAGGAAAAAATATTCTCTGATTTTTCTCATAGTCATAGAATGAAGATTGGAAGCCATCTTCTGACATTTAGAATTGTTGCTACAAAAGAATATTTTGAAAAAAACTTAACAAACGCTTCTCGATTTATACTCATTATTTCTTCCTTGTTAACGGGACTTCTTGGAATACTAATGCTCATCATTCTTGGAAAAGAAAAGAGCATCCAAGAAATTGTTGAAAAAAGAACTTTCGAATTGCAAAAAGCAAACCGAGTAAAGTCAGAGTTTCTTGCAAACATGAGTCATGAGATTCGCACCCCTATGAATGGGGTTTTGGGGATGTTAACATTGTTAGAAGAAACCAATGTGGATCTTGAGCAAAAGGATTATTTGGACAATGCTAAAAAGTCTGTTTTATCGCTTCTAACGATCATCAATGATATCTTGGATGTATCCAAATTAGAAAACCATAAATTAGAAATTATCCCAACTGAAACAAATGTATATAAACTTTGTCGAGACATACAGTTGTTGTTTCAATCTGATGTGATTGAAAAAAATCTAAAATTTAATTTGGATTTTACAATTGAAGATACTAACTTACATATATTGGTCGATGAAAATCGATTGAGGCAAGTATTAAACAATTTGATTAGTAATTCATTGAAATTTACGCCGAGTGGAATTATCACATTAGCAGTAAAATTAGATCCAAGTCGAAAGTTTATTGAATTTTGTGTTCACGATACGGGGATAGGAATTTCAGATGAGAATATTAAAAGATTATTTGATCGATTTGTCCAATTGGAAGATGCTAGAACAAAACGATTTGAGGGAGCTGGTTTAGGTTTATACATTTCAAAACAATTAGTGAATTTGATGGGTGGAGAAATCAAAGTTGATAGTATTTTGAATATTGGATCTACCTTTAAGTTTACGATTCCATTCCACCAGGTATCTGTTCCTAAACAATTCATCCCGCGAATTGAATCACCTGAGACCTTTAATTTAAAAAATATAAACGTGCTTGTTGCAGAAGATAATCTCCTGAATCAGAAATTTGTTAGAAAGGTTTTAGAGAAGGAAAAAGTTCACGTAACGATTGCTTCAAATGGCATAGAAACGATTCAACTTTTAGATGCGTCTCTTGTTGATGAGAGTAAAAAATATGATTTAATACTTATGGATGTTCAAATGCCAGAACTGGATGGATTGGAAACTACCAAACGTATCAGAAATCGTAAAGATGAATACCAACGTATACCAATTATTGCATTAACTGCCAATAACATGGATTCTCAGATACAAGAGTACTTAGAAAATGGAATGGATGATTGTGTCAAAAAACCAATTATTCTATCTGAGTTACTTAATTCGATTTATAAAATATTTTCAAAATCAATTGATTCTAAAATGTAA
- a CDS encoding beta-propeller fold lactonase family protein has protein sequence MKFILLFLTMLSLNACLLNPIVQQVLCSEKNNDSRDSLLFWLFLANQNYYVELNRNWAGIKKGQTLQLSAQYFVFGQNTSTSFQWSSSDVSVATVDQTGLVQGISNGKVSIIASTLDGRASAVSAVSVYSGYVYTTLNFIDSVGHLTMDEVSGVLTSNGTASVLPGSDPNGIVTDPGGKYLFTGDFGSGNISHFLINQSTGALTANGNTIAGANPRNLVVTPNGKYVYLASEGTQSIRAFSINGDGTLTFINSFSTSIGHSQIQISRNGNFIFYLSQNLTEVVSYRINYNDGNLTLVGTSPTFANDGSGSIATHPNGIYLYVGSFPSITILRFDSISGNLSFVDSVLHSKTINGSAFHPNGRFYYTVDINNFSISGYSVDPNNGRISLFQTLTGFVGSSLRFIIIEPAGRYAYVADNSGNIKHLNINESTGELTLVGTVNPGSAQWNLTFL, from the coding sequence TTGAAATTTATTTTACTATTTTTAACTATGTTGAGTTTGAATGCCTGTCTTCTCAATCCCATTGTACAACAGGTGTTATGTTCCGAGAAAAACAATGATTCTCGAGATTCTCTCCTCTTTTGGTTATTCCTTGCGAATCAAAATTATTATGTCGAACTCAATCGAAATTGGGCCGGTATCAAAAAAGGCCAAACCTTACAGTTATCGGCTCAATACTTTGTTTTCGGTCAAAATACTAGTACAAGTTTTCAATGGTCTAGTAGTGATGTTTCAGTAGCAACAGTTGATCAAACTGGTCTTGTGCAAGGGATTTCGAATGGTAAAGTTTCAATCATTGCCTCGACTCTTGATGGAAGGGCGAGTGCCGTGAGTGCCGTTTCCGTCTATTCTGGATATGTCTATACGACTCTTAATTTTATCGATAGTGTTGGTCACTTAACGATGGATGAGGTCAGCGGTGTTTTAACATCGAATGGTACAGCTTCCGTCCTTCCAGGAAGTGACCCAAATGGAATTGTGACAGATCCAGGTGGAAAGTATTTGTTCACTGGAGATTTTGGGAGTGGGAACATATCGCATTTTCTCATCAACCAAAGCACAGGGGCATTAACAGCAAATGGTAATACAATCGCTGGTGCCAATCCTCGCAATTTAGTAGTGACTCCTAATGGTAAGTATGTGTATCTTGCATCAGAAGGTACACAATCAATTAGAGCCTTTTCTATAAATGGGGATGGTACTCTAACATTTATTAATTCCTTTTCTACTTCTATTGGGCATTCGCAAATCCAAATCTCGCGGAATGGAAATTTTATTTTTTATCTCAGTCAAAACCTAACGGAAGTTGTATCCTATCGAATTAACTATAACGATGGAAATTTAACTTTGGTTGGAACCAGTCCAACATTTGCCAATGATGGGTCAGGGAGCATTGCCACTCATCCCAATGGAATTTATTTGTATGTAGGTTCCTTTCCTTCAATCACAATTTTAAGGTTTGATAGCATATCAGGTAACTTGAGTTTTGTGGATTCTGTCTTACACTCAAAGACAATCAATGGTTCTGCCTTTCATCCGAATGGTCGATTTTATTATACTGTAGATATCAATAATTTTTCAATCTCAGGTTATTCTGTTGATCCAAATAATGGTAGAATATCATTATTCCAAACTTTAACTGGATTTGTTGGAAGTAGTTTACGGTTTATCATCATTGAACCAGCAGGTCGGTATGCGTATGTTGCTGACAACAGCGGAAATATTAAACATTTAAATATCAATGAATCCACTGGTGAGCTCACACTAGTTGGGACTGTAAATCCAGGTAGTGCTCAATGGAATTTGACTTTTTTATAG
- a CDS encoding WG repeat-containing protein, whose protein sequence is MKDIYLFLCFSSLTAILSCSSLPVKPNPIYKGCNLSFRLIELYSGSQKNNYLYAPDPKIKVNHSRYEDLSDVSEEWIRAKQNGKYGFINTEDKLVFAYDLEFVGDYSNGFAVYRDGASFRDPKAYLDKKGNLLGNLSFDEAYSFYNGYALVQNDDNYGIIDTKGKFILPTKYDFLTNFHNGWAVFKREEHQGLVNTNGIEKKFVHDLYDIKSYFYEGHLTFTHYKKMGLMDSNFKILIPPKYDYLGQVKEGLIRFQLNHKWGFLDETGKIVIEPKFDDVYDFSEGYATIKIKEKYGKINKRGDYFIEPNFDYIGSFKNGIAIAEENKKRGFITLEAEWLVPPIFESVSEIKDGIFSYKLNNLWGFVNLRGCIHK, encoded by the coding sequence ATGAAAGATATATACCTTTTCTTATGTTTTTCGAGTCTAACAGCGATTTTAAGTTGTTCGAGTTTACCTGTAAAACCAAATCCAATTTACAAAGGTTGTAACCTAAGCTTCCGATTAATAGAATTGTATTCAGGTAGCCAAAAAAATAATTATTTGTATGCTCCTGATCCCAAAATCAAAGTTAATCATAGTAGATACGAAGATTTATCGGATGTTTCTGAAGAGTGGATTCGAGCAAAACAAAATGGAAAATATGGTTTTATCAATACAGAGGATAAACTTGTATTTGCCTACGATCTTGAATTCGTAGGTGATTATTCAAATGGATTTGCCGTATACCGTGATGGTGCCAGTTTTAGAGATCCAAAGGCATATTTAGATAAAAAAGGAAATCTGTTAGGTAATCTATCATTTGATGAGGCATATTCATTTTACAATGGTTATGCATTAGTTCAAAATGACGACAATTACGGAATTATAGATACAAAAGGAAAATTCATTTTACCTACAAAATATGATTTTCTAACTAATTTTCACAACGGATGGGCAGTATTCAAACGAGAAGAACACCAGGGACTTGTGAATACAAATGGGATCGAAAAAAAATTTGTTCATGATCTTTATGATATTAAATCTTATTTTTATGAAGGGCATCTCACATTTACTCACTACAAAAAAATGGGTTTGATGGATTCCAATTTTAAGATTCTAATACCACCTAAATATGATTATTTGGGACAAGTAAAGGAAGGTTTAATTCGATTTCAATTGAATCACAAATGGGGATTTTTGGATGAAACTGGGAAAATTGTTATCGAGCCAAAATTTGATGATGTGTATGATTTTTCAGAAGGTTACGCAACAATTAAGATCAAAGAAAAATATGGAAAGATCAATAAACGAGGAGATTATTTCATAGAACCAAACTTCGATTATATTGGCTCATTTAAAAATGGGATCGCAATAGCAGAAGAAAATAAAAAGAGGGGCTTCATCACATTAGAAGCGGAATGGTTAGTTCCACCTATATTTGAAAGTGTAAGTGAAATCAAAGATGGCATTTTCAGTTATAAACTAAACAATTTATGGGGATTTGTTAATTTAAGAGGATGCATTCATAAATGA
- a CDS encoding WD40/YVTN/BNR-like repeat-containing protein: protein MKALHLIPSFPLLVRNRNNFILIFPLLINIALSLSCQNIQIENACDPNGKVYTITLITKLISQDQSSHCGANIFSRSKSRIASDGSLWTSRTIPSGNWVSIAYGNGVFVAIADGVGNSMAATSSDGINWTQRTMPVGAWWISVTFGNGIFVAVASSNSTIAATSTDGINWTQRTLPAPTTGWQSVTFGNGMFVIVADNSNTSATSTDGITWTQRTLPLNRYWYSVTFGNGVFVAIAYNSSIAITSNDGINWTERNLPNVADWYTVAYGDGVFVAVSYGSSSAASSP from the coding sequence TTGAAAGCCTTACATTTAATTCCATCTTTTCCTTTATTAGTGAGAAATCGAAACAATTTCATCTTAATATTTCCACTCTTAATCAATATAGCACTATCGTTATCCTGCCAAAATATCCAGATAGAAAATGCATGTGATCCAAATGGAAAAGTTTACACTATTACACTGATCACAAAATTAATTTCGCAAGACCAGTCTTCACATTGTGGAGCCAATATATTCTCTCGATCCAAATCTCGTATTGCTTCCGACGGAAGTTTATGGACATCACGTACCATCCCTTCTGGAAATTGGGTATCTATAGCTTACGGTAATGGTGTATTTGTTGCAATTGCTGATGGAGTTGGAAACTCAATGGCAGCTACTTCTAGCGATGGTATTAATTGGACTCAACGAACAATGCCAGTAGGCGCATGGTGGATTTCTGTTACATTTGGTAACGGAATATTTGTGGCTGTTGCAAGTAGCAATAGTACAATTGCAGCTACATCTACTGATGGAATCAACTGGACACAACGAACGTTACCTGCTCCCACAACTGGTTGGCAATCAGTTACATTTGGAAATGGTATGTTTGTAATTGTTGCTGATAACAGCAATACCTCGGCAACATCCACTGACGGAATTACTTGGACGCAACGAACTCTTCCGCTAAACAGGTATTGGTATTCCGTAACATTTGGAAATGGTGTTTTTGTTGCAATCGCTTATAATTCTTCTATTGCGATAACATCAAACGATGGAATCAATTGGACAGAACGTAATTTACCAAACGTAGCAGACTGGTATACTGTTGCCTATGGTGATGGTGTATTTGTTGCTGTATCATATGGTTCTTCCTCTGCTGCTTCATCACCATAA
- a CDS encoding dihydrofolate reductase family protein: protein MRKVVFGINVSSDGFYGHTGMVVDEDLHQYFTEFLKQSDQILYGRITYDLMVPFWPDVAKNKSMSPVSNEFADVFTSLEKILFSHTVTKVSDSNTTIATRSLEEEVKVLKKQVGRDISIGSLSIASQLSSLGLIDEYRFVIHPVIVGQGPRLFSDHPLKTPVRLDLIDTKMFSSGNIAHHYKTRREN, encoded by the coding sequence ATGAGAAAAGTTGTCTTTGGAATCAATGTTTCATCGGATGGGTTTTATGGCCATACAGGCATGGTTGTCGATGAGGACCTACACCAATACTTCACCGAATTTTTGAAACAATCAGACCAAATCTTGTATGGACGTATCACTTATGACTTGATGGTCCCATTTTGGCCTGATGTTGCAAAAAATAAATCAATGTCTCCCGTTAGTAATGAATTCGCTGACGTTTTTACTTCCCTTGAAAAAATTCTCTTTTCTCATACGGTCACAAAAGTTTCAGATTCCAATACAACCATTGCTACTCGGTCACTCGAAGAAGAGGTAAAAGTTCTTAAAAAACAAGTTGGTAGGGATATTAGTATTGGAAGTTTAAGTATCGCATCTCAACTTTCTAGTTTGGGACTCATTGATGAATACCGATTTGTCATCCATCCGGTCATTGTTGGACAAGGACCCAGGTTATTTAGTGATCACCCTTTAAAAACACCAGTTAGATTAGATTTGATAGATACCAAAATGTTTTCCTCTGGAAATATAGCACACCATTACAAAACTAGAAGAGAGAATTAA